A single genomic interval of Amycolatopsis albispora harbors:
- the gltB gene encoding glutamate synthase large subunit, with protein MIFSANPGPSGLYDPTTEQDSCGVAMVADIRGRRSHGIVTDGLTALANLEHRGAAGAEPTSGDGAGILLQLPDELLRAEVDFALPEPGEHGHSYAAGIAFLPVEEDRRIKAVELIERIADEENLVVLGWRDVPVTPDTAEVGPTARSVMPHFAMLLVAGKPAADGHTPSGIELDRLAFCLRKRAEHESEVAGCGTYFPSLSARTLVYKGMLTTEQLPAFFSDLTDERLASAIAVVHSRFSTNTFPSWPLAHPFRFVAHNGEINTIRGNRNRMRAREALLESDLLPGDLSRLYPICSPDASDSASFDEVLELLHLGGRSLPHAVLMMIPEAWENHATMDAQRRAFYQFHASLMEPWDGPACVTFTDGTLVGAVLDRNGLRPARWWRTADDRVVLASEAGVLDVPPDQVVAKGRLKPGRMFLVDTAAGRIVDDREVKSELASQLPYEDWLHAGLLQIAELPDRDHIVQSHDSVLRRQLSFGYTEEELKILLTPMGTTGAEPIGSMGTDTPPAVLSQRSRLLYDYFKQNFAQVTNPPLDAIREELVTSMARIMGPEQNLLEPGPASCRHVQLPYPVIDNDELAKLIHINDDGDLPGFACTVLSGLYEVDGGAAALAEAVERVRREASEAIAAGARTLVLSDRDSDHRMAPIPSLLLVSAVHHHLVRTKERLRVALVVESGDAREVHHVALLLGYGAAAVNPYLAFETIEDLIGQGAITGIEPAVAIRNYVQALVKGVLKIMSKMGISTVGAYTAAQVFESFGLAQDLLDEYFTGTSSKLGGVGLDVLAEEVAMRHRRAYPDNPTDRVHRRLDTGGEYAYRREGELHLFTPETVFLLQHASKTGREEVYRQYSAEVERLNREGGALRGMFAFQTEGRQPVPIDEVESVESICKRFNTGAMSYGSISMEAHQTLAIAMNRIGGRSNTGEGGEDPERLYDPERRSAIKQVASGRFGVTSEYLVNADDIQIKMAQGAKPGEGGQLPPNKVYPWIARTRHSTPGVGLISPPPHHDIYSIEDLAQLIHDLKNANERARIHVKLVSSLGVGTVAAGVSKAHADVVLISGHDGGTGASPMNSLKHAGTPWEIGLAETQQTLLLNGLRDRITVQVDGALKTGRDVVVAALLGAEEYGFATAPLIVAGCVMMRVCHLDTCPVGVATQNPDLRKRYTGQAEHVVNYFRFVAQEVRETLAQLGFRTLDEAIGRTDVLDTDEALEHWKAQGLDLGPVFEMPSHTPYGGAKRKVREQDHGLEFALDRTLIQLAEAALEDAHPVRLELPVRNVNRTVGTLLGSEITRRYGGQGLPDDTIHVRLTGSAGQSLGAFLPSGITLEMVGDANDYVGKGLSGGRIVVRPDPSATFAAERQVIAGNTIGYGATSGEIFLRGQVGERFCVRNSGALVVSEGVGDHAFEYMTGGRAVVLGPTGRNLAAGMSGGVAYVLDLDRAQVNEAMVELSTPAGEDLAWLKEIVQRHHDLTRSVVAASLLGDWTRRSAAFTKVMPRDYKRVLDAAKAAKAAGRDVDEAIMEAARG; from the coding sequence ATGATCTTCTCCGCCAATCCCGGTCCCAGTGGTCTGTACGACCCCACCACCGAGCAGGATTCCTGCGGCGTCGCCATGGTGGCCGACATCCGCGGGCGGCGCTCGCACGGCATCGTCACCGACGGCCTGACCGCGCTGGCGAACCTGGAGCACCGCGGGGCCGCCGGGGCCGAGCCGACCAGTGGCGACGGGGCGGGCATCCTGCTCCAGCTGCCGGACGAGCTGCTCCGGGCCGAAGTGGACTTCGCGCTGCCGGAGCCGGGCGAGCACGGGCACTCCTACGCGGCGGGCATCGCCTTCCTGCCGGTCGAGGAGGACCGCCGGATCAAGGCGGTCGAGCTGATCGAGCGCATCGCCGACGAGGAGAACCTGGTGGTGCTCGGCTGGCGCGACGTGCCGGTCACCCCGGACACCGCCGAGGTCGGCCCGACCGCGCGGTCGGTGATGCCGCACTTCGCCATGCTGCTGGTGGCGGGCAAGCCCGCCGCCGACGGCCACACGCCCAGCGGGATCGAACTCGACCGGCTGGCCTTCTGCCTGCGCAAGCGCGCCGAGCACGAGTCGGAGGTGGCCGGCTGCGGCACCTACTTCCCGTCGCTGTCCGCGCGCACGCTGGTCTACAAGGGAATGCTCACCACCGAGCAGCTGCCCGCGTTCTTCAGCGACCTCACCGACGAGCGGCTGGCCAGCGCGATCGCCGTGGTGCACAGCCGGTTCTCCACGAACACCTTCCCGTCGTGGCCGCTGGCGCACCCGTTCCGGTTCGTCGCGCACAACGGCGAGATCAACACCATCCGCGGCAACCGCAACCGCATGCGGGCCAGGGAGGCGCTGCTCGAGTCGGACCTGCTGCCGGGCGACCTGAGCAGGCTGTACCCGATCTGCTCGCCGGACGCCTCGGACTCCGCCTCCTTCGACGAGGTGCTGGAGCTGCTGCACCTCGGCGGGCGCAGCCTGCCGCACGCGGTGCTGATGATGATTCCGGAGGCCTGGGAGAACCACGCCACCATGGACGCGCAGCGCCGCGCGTTCTACCAGTTCCACGCCAGCCTGATGGAGCCGTGGGACGGTCCGGCCTGCGTCACCTTCACCGACGGCACGCTGGTCGGCGCGGTGCTCGACCGCAACGGCCTGCGCCCGGCGCGCTGGTGGCGCACCGCCGACGACCGCGTGGTGCTGGCCAGCGAGGCCGGGGTGCTGGACGTGCCGCCGGACCAGGTGGTGGCCAAGGGCAGGCTCAAGCCGGGCCGGATGTTCCTGGTGGACACCGCGGCCGGCCGGATCGTCGACGACCGCGAGGTCAAGTCGGAGCTCGCCAGCCAGCTGCCCTATGAGGACTGGCTGCACGCCGGGCTGCTGCAGATCGCCGAGCTGCCCGACCGCGACCACATCGTGCAGAGCCACGATTCGGTGCTGCGGCGCCAGCTCTCCTTCGGCTACACCGAGGAGGAGCTGAAGATCCTGCTCACCCCGATGGGCACCACCGGGGCCGAGCCGATCGGCTCGATGGGCACCGACACCCCGCCCGCCGTGCTGTCCCAGCGCTCGCGCCTGCTCTACGACTACTTCAAGCAGAACTTCGCGCAGGTGACCAATCCGCCGCTGGACGCCATCCGCGAGGAGCTGGTCACCTCGATGGCGCGGATCATGGGCCCCGAGCAGAACCTGCTCGAGCCGGGTCCCGCCTCCTGCCGTCACGTGCAATTGCCGTACCCGGTGATCGACAACGACGAGCTGGCCAAGCTCATCCACATCAACGACGACGGCGACCTGCCCGGCTTCGCCTGCACCGTCCTCTCCGGACTGTACGAAGTGGACGGTGGGGCGGCGGCGCTGGCCGAGGCCGTCGAGCGGGTGCGCCGCGAGGCCTCCGAGGCGATCGCCGCCGGGGCGCGCACGCTGGTGCTCTCCGACCGCGACTCCGACCACCGGATGGCGCCGATCCCGTCGCTGCTGCTGGTCTCCGCGGTGCACCACCACCTGGTGCGCACCAAGGAGCGCCTGCGCGTGGCGCTGGTGGTGGAGAGCGGGGACGCGCGCGAGGTGCACCACGTCGCGCTGCTGCTCGGTTACGGCGCCGCCGCGGTCAACCCGTACCTGGCCTTCGAGACCATCGAGGACCTGATCGGGCAGGGCGCGATCACCGGCATCGAGCCGGCCGTGGCCATTCGCAACTACGTGCAGGCGCTGGTCAAGGGCGTGCTGAAGATCATGTCCAAAATGGGCATCTCGACCGTCGGTGCCTACACCGCGGCGCAGGTCTTCGAATCCTTCGGCCTGGCGCAGGACCTGCTCGACGAGTACTTCACCGGCACCAGCTCGAAGCTCGGCGGGGTCGGCCTGGACGTGCTCGCCGAAGAGGTGGCCATGCGCCACCGCCGCGCGTACCCGGACAACCCGACCGACCGGGTGCACCGCCGCCTGGACACCGGCGGCGAGTACGCCTACCGCCGCGAGGGCGAGCTGCACCTGTTCACCCCGGAGACGGTGTTTCTGCTGCAGCACGCCAGCAAGACCGGGCGCGAGGAGGTGTACCGCCAGTACTCGGCCGAGGTCGAGCGCCTCAACCGCGAGGGCGGTGCGCTGCGCGGCATGTTCGCCTTCCAGACCGAGGGCAGGCAGCCGGTGCCGATCGACGAGGTGGAATCGGTCGAGTCGATCTGCAAGCGGTTCAACACCGGCGCCATGTCCTACGGCTCGATCTCGATGGAGGCGCACCAGACGCTGGCCATCGCGATGAACCGGATCGGCGGGCGGTCGAACACCGGTGAGGGCGGCGAGGACCCGGAGCGGCTGTACGACCCGGAGCGCCGCAGCGCGATCAAGCAGGTCGCGAGCGGGCGGTTCGGCGTCACCAGCGAGTACCTGGTCAACGCGGACGACATCCAGATCAAGATGGCGCAGGGCGCGAAGCCGGGTGAGGGCGGGCAGCTGCCGCCGAACAAGGTGTACCCGTGGATCGCGCGCACCCGGCACTCCACGCCGGGCGTCGGGCTGATCTCGCCGCCGCCGCACCACGACATCTACTCCATCGAGGACCTGGCGCAGCTGATCCACGACCTCAAGAACGCCAACGAGCGGGCCCGCATCCACGTGAAGCTGGTCAGCTCGCTCGGTGTCGGCACGGTCGCGGCCGGGGTGTCCAAGGCACACGCCGACGTGGTGCTCATCTCCGGGCACGACGGCGGTACCGGTGCCTCGCCGATGAACTCGCTCAAGCACGCGGGCACGCCGTGGGAGATCGGCCTCGCCGAAACCCAGCAGACCTTGCTGCTCAACGGGTTGCGCGACCGGATCACCGTGCAGGTGGACGGTGCGCTGAAGACCGGGCGGGACGTGGTGGTCGCCGCGCTGCTCGGTGCCGAGGAGTACGGCTTCGCCACCGCGCCGCTGATCGTGGCCGGTTGCGTGATGATGCGCGTGTGCCACCTCGACACCTGCCCGGTGGGCGTGGCCACGCAGAACCCGGACCTGCGCAAGCGCTACACCGGCCAGGCCGAGCACGTGGTGAACTACTTCCGGTTCGTCGCCCAGGAAGTGCGGGAAACCTTGGCACAGCTGGGTTTCCGCACCCTGGACGAGGCGATCGGGCGCACCGACGTGCTGGACACCGACGAGGCGCTCGAGCACTGGAAGGCACAGGGCCTCGACCTCGGGCCGGTGTTCGAAATGCCGTCGCACACCCCGTACGGCGGCGCGAAGCGCAAGGTCCGCGAGCAGGACCACGGGCTGGAGTTCGCGCTCGACCGCACGCTGATCCAGCTGGCCGAGGCGGCGCTGGAGGACGCGCACCCGGTGCGCCTGGAACTGCCGGTGCGCAACGTGAACCGGACCGTCGGCACGCTGCTCGGTTCGGAGATCACCCGGCGCTACGGCGGTCAGGGCCTGCCGGACGACACCATCCACGTGCGGCTGACCGGTTCGGCGGGGCAGTCGCTCGGCGCCTTCCTGCCCTCGGGCATCACGCTGGAGATGGTCGGCGACGCGAACGACTACGTGGGCAAGGGCCTGTCGGGCGGCCGGATCGTGGTGCGCCCCGATCCGTCGGCGACCTTCGCCGCCGAGCGCCAGGTGATCGCGGGCAACACCATCGGCTACGGCGCCACGAGCGGGGAGATCTTCCTGCGCGGGCAGGTCGGTGAGCGGTTCTGCGTGCGCAACTCCGGCGCGCTGGTGGTGTCCGAGGGCGTCGGTGACCACGCCTTCGAGTACATGACCGGCGGCCGCGCGGTGGTGCTCGGCCCGACCGGGCGGAACCTGGCGGCCGGCATGTCCGGCGGCGTGGCCTACGTGCTCGACCTCGACCGCGCCCAGGTCAACGAGGCGATGGTGGAGCTGAGCACCCCGGCCGGTGAGGATCTGGCCTGGCTCAAGGAAATCGTGCAGCGGCACCACGACCTGACCCGGTCGGTGGTGGCCGCCTCCCTGCTGGGCGACTGGACCCGCCGCTCGGCCGCGTTCACCAAGGTGATGCCACGGGACTACAAGCGGGTTTTGGACGCGGCGAAGGCGGCGAAGGCCGCCGGCCGCGATGTCGACGAGGCGATCATGGAGGCGGCTCGTGGCTGA
- the lgt gene encoding prolipoprotein diacylglyceryl transferase yields the protein MNTAAASFLASIPSPDRGVWHIGPIPIRAYALCIIAGIVVAIWLGERRWVARGGTKGTILDIAVYAVPFGLVGGRLYHVITDWHRYFGEGKDPIQALNIVNGGLGIWGAIALGGVGAWIGARRKGIPLPAIADAIAPGIVIAQGVGRLGNYFNQELYGGHTDLPWALEIYARVSPDDPRIEDTLNGVALNNIPIDTVHPTFLYELLWNLGVALLVIWADRKLRLGHGRAFALYVAGYTLGRTWIELMRTDAATLVFGVRVNVWVSILVFAGAVVYFVAAKSRGEREAPALLKGKDGDLPDEELDDVTDVKNTDADETAVVSNGNGGESRADEPAEKPDGKDK from the coding sequence GTGAATACCGCCGCGGCGTCGTTCCTGGCCAGCATCCCCAGCCCCGATCGCGGGGTGTGGCACATCGGGCCCATCCCGATCCGCGCCTACGCCCTGTGCATCATCGCGGGCATCGTGGTGGCCATCTGGCTGGGCGAACGCCGCTGGGTGGCGCGCGGCGGCACCAAGGGCACGATCCTCGACATCGCGGTGTACGCGGTGCCGTTCGGCCTGGTCGGCGGCCGGCTCTACCACGTGATCACCGACTGGCACCGGTACTTCGGTGAGGGCAAGGACCCGATCCAGGCGCTGAACATCGTCAACGGCGGCCTCGGCATCTGGGGTGCCATCGCGCTCGGCGGGGTCGGCGCGTGGATCGGCGCGCGCCGCAAGGGCATCCCGCTGCCCGCGATCGCGGACGCCATCGCGCCGGGCATCGTCATCGCGCAGGGCGTCGGCCGCCTCGGCAACTACTTCAACCAGGAGCTCTACGGCGGTCACACCGACCTGCCGTGGGCGCTGGAGATCTACGCGCGGGTCAGCCCGGACGACCCCCGGATCGAGGACACCCTCAACGGCGTCGCGCTGAACAACATCCCGATCGACACCGTGCACCCGACGTTCCTCTACGAGCTGCTGTGGAACCTCGGCGTCGCGCTGCTGGTCATCTGGGCGGACCGGAAGCTGCGCCTCGGCCACGGCCGCGCGTTCGCGCTGTACGTCGCCGGGTACACGCTGGGCCGGACCTGGATCGAGCTGATGCGCACCGACGCGGCCACGCTGGTCTTCGGGGTCCGGGTCAACGTCTGGGTGTCGATCCTGGTGTTCGCCGGTGCGGTGGTCTACTTCGTCGCCGCCAAGAGCCGGGGCGAGCGCGAGGCGCCGGCGCTGCTCAAGGGCAAGGACGGCGACCTGCCGGACGAGGAACTCGACGACGTCACCGACGTGAAGAACACCGACGCGGACGAGACCGCGGTGGTGTCGAACGGCAACGGCGGGGAGAGCCGGGCCGACGAGCCCGCCGAGAAGCCGGACGGCAAGGACAAGTAG
- a CDS encoding TetR/AcrR family transcriptional regulator yields the protein MATDNGSDPARSLAILWRTREVSSRKGKPELSVDRIARVAIELADVDGLDALSMRKVAEKLGVGTMSLYTYVPGKAELVDVMVDLVQAETARPQEGGDDWRAKLELIARENLALYQRHPWLLQASHRTVLGPNVIEKYEYELRALEGIGLTEIEMDSVLTLLIGQAQVSARGRAEMSRVERNSGLTEEQWWTQHAPLLDQVIDYSRFPVASRVGAAAGEAHHAAYSPEHAFEFGLARLLDGIEVLIGGRADAGS from the coding sequence ATGGCGACAGACAACGGCTCCGACCCCGCCCGCAGCCTGGCGATCCTCTGGCGCACCCGCGAGGTGTCCAGCCGCAAGGGCAAGCCCGAGCTGAGCGTGGACCGCATCGCCCGCGTGGCGATCGAGCTGGCCGACGTGGACGGCCTCGACGCGCTGTCCATGCGCAAGGTCGCCGAGAAGCTGGGCGTCGGCACCATGTCGCTGTACACCTACGTGCCCGGCAAGGCCGAGCTCGTCGACGTGATGGTCGATCTCGTGCAGGCCGAAACCGCGCGTCCTCAAGAGGGTGGCGATGACTGGCGCGCCAAGCTCGAGCTGATCGCGCGCGAGAACCTGGCGCTCTACCAGCGGCACCCGTGGCTGCTGCAGGCCTCGCACCGCACCGTGCTCGGGCCCAACGTGATCGAGAAGTACGAGTACGAACTCCGTGCCCTGGAAGGGATCGGGCTGACCGAGATCGAAATGGACTCGGTGCTCACGCTGCTCATCGGCCAGGCGCAGGTCTCGGCACGCGGGCGCGCGGAGATGTCCAGGGTGGAGCGCAACTCGGGGCTGACCGAGGAGCAGTGGTGGACGCAGCACGCGCCGTTGCTCGACCAGGTGATCGACTACAGCCGCTTCCCGGTGGCCTCGCGGGTCGGCGCCGCGGCGGGCGAAGCGCACCACGCCGCGTACAGCCCGGAGCACGCCTTCGAGTTCGGCCTGGCCCGGCTTCTCGACGGGATCGAGGTCCTCATCGGGGGCAGGGCAGACGCCGGGAGCTGA
- a CDS encoding nitroreductase family deazaflavin-dependent oxidoreductase: MPTKVTPPRWLKPMNRVFIGLQRTGLKLGGMYLLTVPGRKSGKPRTTPISLMELDGARYVVGGFPGADWVRNASAAGAGTLSCGRRHESVRLVELPVEEARPVLRAFPAKVPSGVSMMTSAGIVESDSPDEFEALAGRCAVFRIEKI, translated from the coding sequence TTGCCCACGAAGGTCACTCCCCCGCGCTGGCTCAAGCCGATGAACCGGGTGTTCATCGGGCTGCAGCGGACCGGCTTGAAGCTCGGCGGGATGTACCTGCTGACCGTGCCCGGCCGGAAGTCCGGGAAGCCGCGCACCACGCCCATCTCGCTGATGGAGCTGGACGGGGCCCGGTACGTCGTCGGCGGGTTCCCCGGCGCGGACTGGGTGCGCAACGCGAGCGCCGCCGGGGCGGGCACGCTCAGCTGCGGCCGTCGTCACGAGTCCGTGCGGCTGGTCGAGCTGCCCGTCGAAGAGGCTCGCCCGGTGCTGCGGGCGTTCCCGGCGAAAGTGCCGTCCGGGGTGTCGATGATGACCAGCGCGGGCATCGTCGAAAGCGACTCCCCGGACGAGTTCGAAGCCCTCGCCGGACGCTGCGCAGTCTTCCGCATCGAGAAAATCTAA
- a CDS encoding MFS transporter, with the protein MNRARAALLVALAIDNFGTGLFLPLTLVYLSRVVGLPLAIAGTVVPLGTVAGLLVPPLAGRLTDRVGARLVVITAQLVQAAGVLAYLLAGSVVTVAVAAVLVAAGQQLFYCALYALVADVAGDVPKDRPFAVVGMVRAASFGAGGLVAAVLLTGFGTTGFRVALAANAVTYLLAALVLLLGLRTRTTRFLPPPRCLAAGPLRDRPYLKLILISGLFGLSLDVFLIGVPVFVLEQLHGPSWLPGAIIALLTLCTSVGGTLALRLTHRLSRIDAMRFGSMLYALWWLGCLGALLVPRAAQPGYLLAVTLIIATANLVFGPRANALAEAAAPRAARGRYLAAFQYAFTTAQVVAPAVVALFSVAVWLPWVVVAVCAVLAVFGLSGLSARLPAHAVRPPP; encoded by the coding sequence GTGAACCGCGCCAGGGCGGCCTTGCTGGTGGCGCTCGCGATCGACAACTTCGGCACCGGCCTCTTCCTCCCGCTGACCCTGGTCTACCTCAGCCGGGTGGTGGGGCTGCCGCTGGCGATCGCGGGCACCGTCGTCCCGCTCGGCACGGTGGCTGGCCTGCTGGTGCCGCCGCTGGCCGGGCGGCTGACCGACCGCGTCGGCGCGCGGCTGGTGGTGATCACCGCGCAGCTGGTGCAGGCCGCCGGTGTGCTCGCGTACCTGCTGGCGGGCTCGGTGGTCACGGTGGCCGTCGCCGCCGTGCTGGTGGCCGCGGGGCAGCAGCTGTTCTACTGCGCGCTCTATGCACTGGTCGCCGACGTCGCCGGGGACGTGCCGAAGGACCGGCCGTTCGCGGTGGTCGGCATGGTTCGCGCGGCGTCGTTCGGCGCGGGCGGGCTGGTCGCGGCGGTGCTGCTGACCGGGTTCGGCACCACCGGTTTCCGGGTGGCGCTCGCCGCGAACGCGGTCACCTACCTGCTCGCCGCGCTGGTGCTGCTGCTCGGCCTGCGCACGCGGACCACCCGCTTCCTGCCGCCGCCCCGCTGCCTCGCCGCCGGGCCGCTGCGTGACCGGCCGTACCTGAAGCTGATCCTGATCAGCGGGCTGTTCGGCCTGTCTCTGGACGTTTTCCTGATCGGCGTCCCGGTTTTCGTGCTGGAGCAGCTGCACGGCCCGTCGTGGCTGCCGGGCGCGATCATCGCGCTGCTCACCCTGTGCACCAGCGTCGGCGGCACGCTCGCGCTCCGCCTGACCCACCGCCTCAGCCGGATCGACGCGATGCGCTTCGGGTCGATGCTCTACGCGCTGTGGTGGCTGGGTTGCCTCGGCGCGCTGCTGGTGCCGCGGGCGGCGCAGCCGGGTTACCTGCTCGCCGTCACGCTGATCATCGCCACCGCGAACCTGGTGTTCGGCCCGCGGGCCAACGCACTGGCCGAGGCGGCGGCCCCGCGTGCCGCGCGGGGCCGCTACCTCGCCGCCTTCCAGTACGCCTTCACCACCGCCCAGGTGGTCGCGCCGGCCGTGGTCGCCCTGTTCTCGGTGGCGGTGTGGCTGCCGTGGGTGGTGGTGGCGGTGTGCGCGGTACTGGCGGTGTTCGGGCTGAGCGGGCTGTCCGCCCGCCTGCCCGCACATGCGGTACGGCCCCCGCCTTAG
- a CDS encoding MFS transporter: protein MSAETVKPVGELPVPSDLRMARLLGPVLLASAVSLLPFTVFSTFLVPISADAGTSVAAMGGLRGLGGLAALGVGAAVAPLLDRVPKQYTAGGGLVLLGLSAVLGAAGQFLALAAFCLLVGAATSVLNPALAADAADRFGSGAAAGRAATLVTATQSLTAMLAAPLVALPALLWGWRGNLLAVAVISVALSVVFFRRRPAPVAASDDGPRLGYLASFRALAGVPGAVPLLVVALLRTAAFMGYLSYLAAFYDSRFELDPELFALVWTLSGAAFFVGNLLAGRYTSAERPWIRPEHMLTASLLVALGAVAGFYFATNLVLALVLTAVLGASHATVAACVVTLLVRRCGPLRGSALGVNAAGMSLGTFAGAAIGGVGLGLAGYPGTAIAFGGITLLALAASLFVRPGAEA from the coding sequence GTGAGTGCGGAAACCGTGAAGCCGGTGGGGGAGCTGCCGGTGCCGAGCGACCTGCGCATGGCCAGGCTGCTGGGCCCGGTCCTGCTGGCCTCGGCGGTGAGCCTGTTGCCGTTCACCGTGTTCAGCACCTTCCTGGTGCCGATCTCGGCGGACGCCGGAACCAGCGTGGCCGCCATGGGCGGGCTGCGCGGGCTCGGCGGGCTGGCGGCGCTGGGCGTGGGCGCGGCGGTGGCCCCGCTGCTCGACCGGGTGCCCAAGCAGTACACCGCCGGGGGCGGGCTGGTGCTGCTCGGCCTGTCCGCGGTGCTGGGCGCGGCGGGGCAGTTCCTCGCGCTGGCCGCGTTCTGCCTGCTGGTCGGTGCGGCGACCTCGGTGCTGAACCCGGCGCTGGCCGCCGACGCGGCCGACCGGTTCGGCTCGGGCGCGGCGGCCGGGCGGGCGGCCACGCTGGTCACCGCCACCCAGTCGCTGACCGCGATGCTGGCCGCGCCGCTGGTGGCGCTGCCCGCGCTGCTGTGGGGGTGGCGGGGGAACCTGCTGGCGGTGGCGGTGATCTCGGTGGCGCTGTCGGTGGTGTTCTTCCGCCGCCGCCCGGCACCGGTGGCCGCCTCGGACGACGGGCCGCGGCTGGGCTACCTGGCCTCGTTCCGCGCGCTGGCCGGGGTGCCGGGCGCGGTGCCGCTGCTGGTGGTCGCGCTGCTGCGGACGGCGGCGTTCATGGGCTACCTGTCGTACCTGGCGGCGTTCTACGATTCGCGGTTCGAACTGGACCCGGAGCTGTTCGCCCTGGTGTGGACGCTCAGCGGGGCGGCGTTCTTCGTCGGGAACCTGCTGGCCGGGCGGTACACCAGCGCGGAGCGGCCGTGGATCCGGCCCGAGCACATGCTGACCGCGAGCCTGCTGGTGGCGCTCGGTGCGGTGGCCGGGTTCTACTTCGCCACGAACCTGGTGCTGGCGCTGGTGCTGACCGCGGTGCTCGGGGCGTCGCACGCCACCGTGGCCGCGTGCGTGGTGACCCTGCTGGTCCGCCGGTGCGGCCCGCTGCGGGGCTCGGCACTGGGCGTGAACGCGGCGGGCATGAGCCTGGGCACCTTCGCCGGCGCCGCGATCGGCGGGGTCGGCCTCGGCCTGGCCGGCTACCCGGGCACCGCGATCGCGTTCGGGGGCATCACGCTGCTGGCGTTGGCCGCCTCCCTCTTCGTCCGCCCCGGCGCAGAAGCGTGA
- a CDS encoding Rossmann-like domain-containing protein: protein MESVPALTEAVLAGELGPPPGERTVTSAFWLHHTTRLAGGGVTYRNHYLLLRVGSAFGACSFEEGELDADFCATASGEPLDALIRHDRLPVRIAALDAYLADTRPHREAGAEPVVLPVGTPEVRARARDEAIAGLLDIRPGARVALIGVVNPLVAAITERGGACLPCDLNLRTTQWGQPVSREMDEVLDAADAVVATGMTLGNGSFDRLLARSRDRGLPLVIYAQTGSAVARAFLGHGVTAVSAEPFPFSQFSAEPSTVYRYRAPVGRAG from the coding sequence ATGGAAAGTGTGCCCGCGCTGACCGAAGCCGTGCTCGCCGGGGAACTGGGCCCGCCACCCGGCGAACGCACCGTGACGAGCGCGTTCTGGCTGCACCACACCACCCGGCTGGCCGGTGGCGGGGTCACCTACCGCAACCACTACCTGCTGCTGCGCGTCGGCAGCGCGTTCGGTGCCTGCTCGTTCGAAGAAGGCGAACTGGACGCCGATTTCTGCGCCACCGCTTCGGGTGAACCGCTGGACGCGCTGATCCGGCACGACCGGTTGCCGGTCCGGATCGCGGCACTGGACGCCTACCTCGCCGACACGCGACCGCACCGCGAAGCCGGTGCCGAGCCGGTGGTGCTGCCCGTCGGCACGCCGGAGGTCCGGGCGCGGGCCAGGGACGAGGCGATCGCCGGGCTGCTGGACATCCGGCCGGGTGCGCGCGTCGCCCTGATCGGCGTGGTGAACCCGCTGGTCGCGGCGATCACCGAGCGCGGCGGTGCATGCCTGCCGTGCGACCTGAACCTGCGCACCACCCAGTGGGGGCAGCCGGTCAGCCGCGAAATGGACGAGGTGCTCGACGCCGCCGACGCCGTGGTGGCCACCGGGATGACGCTGGGCAACGGCAGTTTCGACCGGTTGCTCGCGCGCAGCCGGGACCGCGGCCTGCCGCTGGTGATCTACGCGCAGACGGGCAGCGCGGTGGCCAGGGCGTTCCTCGGGCACGGGGTGACCGCCGTTTCGGCGGAACCGTTCCCGTTTTCGCAATTCAGCGCGGAACCGAGCACCGTCTACCGCTATCGGGCGCCCGTCGGGCGTGCCGGTTAA
- a CDS encoding phytanoyl-CoA dioxygenase family protein — translation MNEPGYRILHGLFGGAELARLAEAAESVQRDVLAKAASGRTSVEVWPDGHRLESVDGTKLHWEPEATGTIRSLAPVSHLHPAFDALWTDPRLTGPMADLLGVAEPGPFVSKLNFKRAGVGSEFAWHQDFPFWYCCAGPAAADIATAMIYLDDAGAGNGALSVIPGSHRDGPAPRDRAEPTGLLVDASKVDASRERVLELPAGSVLMFPGTLVHRSAPNRSDRDRRTLLFCFQPAGRPQLAELRYRRELLADLP, via the coding sequence GTGAACGAGCCCGGATACCGAATCCTCCACGGCCTGTTCGGCGGTGCCGAACTCGCGCGGCTGGCCGAGGCCGCCGAGTCGGTGCAGCGCGACGTGCTGGCCAAGGCCGCGTCCGGCCGGACCTCCGTCGAGGTCTGGCCGGACGGCCACCGGCTGGAAAGCGTGGACGGCACGAAGCTGCACTGGGAGCCGGAAGCAACCGGCACGATCCGCAGCCTCGCGCCGGTCTCGCACCTGCACCCGGCATTCGATGCACTGTGGACGGACCCGCGGCTCACCGGGCCGATGGCGGACCTGCTGGGTGTGGCCGAACCGGGGCCGTTCGTGTCCAAGCTGAACTTCAAGCGGGCCGGGGTCGGCTCGGAGTTCGCCTGGCACCAGGACTTCCCGTTCTGGTACTGCTGCGCCGGACCGGCCGCGGCGGACATCGCCACCGCGATGATCTACCTGGACGACGCGGGTGCCGGCAACGGCGCGCTGAGCGTCATCCCGGGCAGCCACCGCGACGGCCCGGCACCGCGGGACCGGGCCGAGCCCACCGGGCTGCTGGTCGATGCGTCCAAAGTGGACGCGTCACGCGAGCGGGTGCTCGAGCTGCCTGCCGGTTCGGTGCTGATGTTCCCCGGCACGCTGGTGCACCGGTCGGCGCCCAACCGCAGCGATCGCGACCGGCGCACGCTGTTGTTCTGCTTCCAGCCCGCGGGCCGCCCGCAGCTGGCCGAGTTGCGTTACCGGCGGGAACTGCTGGCGGACCTGCCATGA